One window of Campylobacter sp. RM12651 genomic DNA carries:
- the wecB gene encoding UDP-N-acetylglucosamine 2-epimerase (non-hydrolyzing) — MKNILIVFGTRPEAIKMVPLIKKLQKNSIFNAKVCVTAQHREMLDQVLDFFEIQPDFDLNIMSHNQTLTTITNKILNGLDEIYKTYKPEIILVHGDTTTAMVTAISAFYNKIKIAHIEAGLRTNNIYSPYPEEANRQIISVLANYHFSPTILTKQNLIKENKNESEIMVVGNTVIDTLLDTISIINNNADKKNKIIQEISQEYNLSNKKFILVTGHRRENFGQGFVNICEALKKIALSHPNIDIVYPVHLNPNVQEPVNKILNNLKNVFLIKPLKYENFVYLMSKCYFIITDSGGIQEEAPTFNKPVLLLRENTERPEALNSGGVKLVGSNKELIVKSTNELINNIDNIYKHMSNIENPYGDGKASEKIIEFLRSKLI, encoded by the coding sequence ATGAAAAATATATTAATTGTTTTTGGAACTAGACCTGAGGCTATAAAAATGGTTCCTTTAATTAAAAAATTGCAAAAAAATAGCATATTTAATGCCAAAGTTTGCGTTACAGCACAGCATAGAGAAATGTTAGATCAAGTTTTAGATTTTTTCGAAATTCAACCTGACTTTGATTTAAATATAATGTCGCATAATCAAACTTTAACTACTATAACAAATAAAATTTTAAATGGATTGGATGAAATTTATAAAACTTATAAACCAGAAATAATATTAGTTCATGGAGATACAACAACAGCTATGGTGACTGCTATAAGTGCGTTTTATAATAAAATAAAAATAGCACATATTGAAGCAGGTCTTAGAACAAATAATATATACTCACCATATCCAGAAGAAGCTAATAGACAAATAATAAGTGTATTGGCAAATTATCATTTTTCACCGACAATTTTAACTAAACAAAATTTGATAAAAGAGAATAAAAATGAGAGTGAAATAATGGTGGTTGGAAATACGGTGATTGATACTTTATTGGACACTATTAGTATAATAAACAATAATGCTGACAAGAAAAATAAAATAATTCAAGAAATTTCACAAGAATATAATTTGAGCAATAAGAAATTTATTTTAGTTACAGGTCACAGAAGAGAAAATTTTGGGCAAGGCTTTGTAAATATTTGTGAAGCGTTAAAAAAAATTGCATTATCACACCCGAATATTGATATAGTTTATCCTGTTCATTTAAATCCAAATGTACAAGAACCTGTAAATAAAATACTTAATAATCTTAAAAATGTATTTTTAATAAAACCTTTAAAATATGAAAATTTCGTATATTTAATGAGTAAATGTTATTTTATAATTACCGATTCTGGTGGTATTCAAGAAGAAGCCCCGACTTTTAATAAACCTGTCTTATTGCTACGTGAAAATACAGAAAGACCAGAGGCGTTAAATTCAGGCGGTGTTAAATTAGTGGGCTCCAATAAAGAATTAATAGTAAAAAGTACTAACGAGCTTATCAACAATATTGACAATATATATAAGCATATGTCAAACATTGAAAATCCATATGGAGATGGTAAGGCAAGTGAAAAAATAATTGAATTTTTAAGGAGTAAATTAATATGA